ATCCAAAGGATCTACTCCTTTTGGCAAGGAATAGAAAGCCGAGTTATGACGGATATAAGGCCCAAATCGACCGATAGCAACTGTCATTTCCTTATCTTCAAATACACCAACTTTTTTGGGCAATTTGAATAACTCCATCGCATCCTCAAAGGTGATTGTTTCAATCATCTGCCCTTTGCGTAGGGATGCAAATCGAGGTTTTTCTTCGTCATCAGGCGAACCGATCTGAACCAAGGGACCAAATTTTCCAATACGTACAGAGACAGGCTTGCCTGAAACTGGATCTACACCTAGCTCACGCTCATTGTTGGCGCGATCAGCATTCTCCAATGTATCTTCTACTTCAGAGTGAAACGGCCCATAGAAATCGTGCAACATCTTTGTCCATTCGGTCAGTCCATGTGCAATATCGTCAAACTCTTTCTCGACATTCGCTGTAAAGTGGAAGTCTACAATACCGTTGAAATGCTCTACAAGGAAATCATTCACAACAATACCGATATCAGTTGGGAACATTTTCCCTTTTTCTGCTCCTGTTATTTCCGTCTTAGTGACAGCTTTCAATTCAGTATTCTCAAGCGTCAATACACGATAATCACGTGATCTTCCCTCTCTTTCTTCTTTCACAACATAGCCACGATTTTGGATGGTAGAAATTGTTGGTGCATAAGTCGAAGGTCTACCGATACCCAGTTCCTCTAATTTCTTCACCAATGCGGCCTCAGTATAACGTGCCGGAGGTCTTGTAAAACGTTCCGTTGCAGACATACTTTTTAAGGTCAGTTGTAATCCAACTGTCAACGGCGGAAGGATCGCATTATCACTGTCTTCATCAAGGGTTGTCTCCTGATCATCATCAACAGATTCCATATAAACTTTCAGAAAACCGTCAAATTTCATCACCTCTCCGGAAGCGTTTAGATCTTCTGAACGCGTGGAAATCGAAATTTTCGCTAGGGTCCGCTCAAATTCAGCTTCACTCATCTGGGAAGCAATTGCTCTCTTCCAGATCAGTTCATACAATCGCTTTTCAGCAGAATCGCCTTCAATTGTATGTTCAGAAAAATAAGTAGGACGTATAGCCTCGTGCGCTTCTTGTGCGCCCGAAGTTTTTGTTTTATATCTTCTTACTTTATGGTATTGGTTACCATATGCCGATTTAATTTCTTTTTCAGCTGCGTCTATTGCAGTATCACTCAAATTGACAGAGTCGGTACGCATATAGGTGATACGTCCGGACTCGTATAAACGTTGGGCAACTTGCATTGTACGTGCCACAGAGAATCCTAGCTTTCTACTCGCCTCCTGTTGCAAGGTAGAAGTTGTAAATGGAGCCGCTGGTGAACGTTTCGA
The window above is part of the Sphingobacterium sp. ML3W genome. Proteins encoded here:
- the topA gene encoding type I DNA topoisomerase; protein product: MAKNLLIVESPAKAKTIEGYLGSDFLVKSSYGHIRDLVKTDDAINTENNFEQKYEVPSDKKAVVSELKKLAKAAETVWLASDEDREGEAISWHLFETLGLKDESTKRIVFHEITKPAILKAIDNPRKIDYNLVNAQQARRVLDRLVGFELSPVLWKKVKPSLSAGRVQSVAVRLIVDREREINKFEPEAAFKIVAFFHTGKVKDSFKAELPQRFATEAEATQFLEDCKAALFSVKNLETKPSKRSPAAPFTTSTLQQEASRKLGFSVARTMQVAQRLYESGRITYMRTDSVNLSDTAIDAAEKEIKSAYGNQYHKVRRYKTKTSGAQEAHEAIRPTYFSEHTIEGDSAEKRLYELIWKRAIASQMSEAEFERTLAKISISTRSEDLNASGEVMKFDGFLKVYMESVDDDQETTLDEDSDNAILPPLTVGLQLTLKSMSATERFTRPPARYTEAALVKKLEELGIGRPSTYAPTISTIQNRGYVVKEEREGRSRDYRVLTLENTELKAVTKTEITGAEKGKMFPTDIGIVVNDFLVEHFNGIVDFHFTANVEKEFDDIAHGLTEWTKMLHDFYGPFHSEVEDTLENADRANNERELGVDPVSGKPVSVRIGKFGPLVQIGSPDDEEKPRFASLRKGQMIETITFEDAMELFKLPKKVGVFEDKEMTVAIGRFGPYIRHNSAFYSLPKGVDPLDVTEEECIQIIQEKRQKDIEKVIRVFDENPDAQIEQGRWGPFIRFGKQNLKIPKGTEIEKISYEDVLKWAAADAPKGKAVKTKTAEKKTVAKKATVKKAPAKKTTKSK